Proteins from a genomic interval of Zingiber officinale cultivar Zhangliang chromosome 1B, Zo_v1.1, whole genome shotgun sequence:
- the LOC121969491 gene encoding chromosome partition protein Smc-like, translated as MEASKEIEAAMKISLRTALGSLATKPSDGQLDDLTIMKETLRVKDEELHQLAKDIRARDSTIKDITDKLLETAEAAEAAASAAHAMNEERRLACAEIERLRKDAEKHHENFLLKLRESEEKVKNLTMEQELLLKQRDSALQEAHMWRSELAKARERAVVLEAAVVRAEERARITEVDSEARVKDAVEKSLAAIKEKEDLLALVHKLQSQVQRFGNTKQAFEERSEAHSTPDDTLPMTKHVDLLEDDVDKACLNDPRPLPASSESEIQLGVDGVDIHSVGDANWDNFQSSAARIADVREISPEAEGNSLDISVDTTRNNDTQP; from the exons ATGGAGGCCTCAAAAGAAATTGAAGCAGCCATGAAGATCTCCCTGCGAACTGCTCTGGGTTCGTTGGCTACTAAGCCAAGTGATGGTCAATTAGATGATTTGACTATTATGAAG GAAACTCTTAGAGTTAAAGATGAAGAACTACATCAGTTAGCTAAGGATATTCGTGCTCGTGATTCCACGATAAAAGATATAACAGATAAACTATTGGAGACAGCGGAGGCTGCTGAAGCAGCTGCTTCTGCAGCTCATGCAATGAATGAGGAGAGAAGACTTGCATGTGCAGAAATCGAGCGTCTAAGGAAGGATGCAGAGAAGCACCACGAAAATTTCCTGCTTAAG TTGAGAGAATCTGAAGAAAAGGTTAAGAACCTTACAATGGAACAAGAGCTGTTACTAAAGCAGAGAGACTCTGCACTTCAGGAGGCACACATGTGGCGCTCTGAGCTTGCAAAAGCTAGGGAACGAGCCGTGGTACTAGAAGCAGCTGTTGTGAGAGCTGAAGAAAGAGCCAGAATAACTGAGGTGGACTCTGAGGCCAGAGTAAAGGATGCTGTAGAGAAATCATTAGCAGccataaaagaaaaagaggatcTCCTGGCTCTTGTTCATAAGTTGCAATCACAAGTACAGAG ATTCGGTAACACAAAGCAGGCTTTTGAAGAGAGATCGGAGGCGCACTCCACCCCCGATGATACTCTTCCAATGACAAAGCATGTCGACTTATTGGAAGATGATGTCGATAAAGCTTGCTTAAATGATCCCAGGCCACTTCCAGCTTCTTCCGAGAGTGAAATACAACTTGGAGTTGATGGAGTCGATATCCACTCTGTTGGTGATGCCAACTGGGATAATTTCCAGTCTTCAGCTGCAAGAATAGCCGATGTGCGCGAGATTTCTCCTGAAGCAGAAGGAAACAGCCTGGATATTTCTGTCGATACCACTCGCAACAATGATACTCAACCTTGA